The following are encoded together in the Perca flavescens isolate YP-PL-M2 chromosome 22, PFLA_1.0, whole genome shotgun sequence genome:
- the shisa2b gene encoding protein shisa-2 gives MWGGGFPMSVTAIVTLLLVIIDVKASGEYCHGWRDSQGAWKEGFQCPEKIDGEDSIICCGKCELRYCCSSTEARLDQGSCDNDRQAQEPGTESKENKDSDAVPIYVPFLIVGSVFVAFILVGSLVAVCCCRCLRPKQELSSGGATGGGAGAGRLLETIPMMASVGTSRGSSSRQSSTATSSSSSAPPAAPRPAPPPLMRAQASCCLPPDASVFVNMPTNFSVLNCQQATQIMPHQGQFLHPQYIGYAHAAPTFLDPTQGGYRPLQSPCPPPIGGSSVTSDQKYPAVTV, from the exons ATGTGGGGAGGAGGTTTCCCGATGTCTGTCACCGCGATTGTGACTCTGCTCCTGGTTATTATTGACGTGAAAGCCAGTGGGGAGTATTGCCACGGCTGGCGCGACTCCCAGGGCGCGTGGAAAGAAGGGTTCCAGTGCCCGGAGAAGATCGACGGAGAGGACTCGATCATTTGCTGCGGGAAATGCGAGCTGCGCTACTGCTGCTCCAGCACGGAGGCACGGCTCGATCAGGGGAGCTGCGATAACGACCGGCAGGCTCAGGAGCCCGGGACAGAGAGCAAGGAGAACAAGGATTCCGATGCAG TGCCTATCTATGTGCCGTTCCTGATTGTGGGCTCAGTGTTTGTAGCTTTCATCCTGGTGGGCTCTTTGGTTGCTGTGTGCTGCTGCCGCTGCCTCCGGCCCAAACAGGAACTGTCATCAGGAGGCGCGACAGGAGGAGGGGCCGGTGCTGGTCGCCTCTTGGAAACCATCCCTATGATGGCCAGCGTGGGGACCTCCAGGGGTTCATCATCCCGGCAGTCCAGTACAGCCACCTCATCCAGCTCCTCGGCCCCGCCTGCGGCACCCCGCCCTGCTCCCCCTCCACTCATGCGGGCTCAGGCCTCctgctgcctgccccctgatgCCAGCGTCTTTGTCAACATGCCCACTAACTTCTCCGTACTCAATTGCCAGCAGGCCACGCAAATCATGCCTCACCAGGGACAGTTTCTTCACCCGCAGTACATCGGCTACGCCCACGCTGCCCCAACCTTCCTGGACCCCACTCAGGGAGGATACAGACCCCTCCAGTCCCCCTGCCCTCCTCCCATTGGTGGCTCCAGTGTCACCAGTGACCAGAAATACCCTGCAGTGACTGTATGA